Proteins co-encoded in one candidate division WOR-1 bacterium RIFOXYB2_FULL_36_35 genomic window:
- a CDS encoding YggS family pyridoxal phosphate enzyme, whose translation MPSILDRISCLKDKISAAARKAGRDASEITLLAVVKTVPLHQVFEALDAGISVIAENRVQEAKTRVQKIRSKYPYVKIHFIGHLQTNKVKQVLEMFDVIQSVDSFKIANEIDKRADKPVYVFVEVNTSNEKSKFGVEPENIFELVEQISHLTHVRITGLMTIGAFTENSEKIRACFKKLKGLKYQLHQKGYTNIEHLSMGMSYDFELAIEEGSDIIRIGSAIFGERNYQGGM comes from the coding sequence GTGCCTTCAATTTTAGATAGAATTTCGTGTTTAAAAGATAAAATCAGTGCAGCGGCCCGAAAAGCGGGCAGAGATGCTTCGGAAATAACTCTCCTTGCTGTCGTGAAAACGGTTCCTCTTCATCAAGTATTTGAAGCTTTAGATGCGGGAATATCTGTGATTGCTGAGAACAGAGTACAGGAAGCTAAAACCAGAGTTCAAAAAATAAGATCAAAATATCCTTATGTGAAAATTCATTTTATAGGACATCTTCAAACTAATAAGGTTAAACAGGTGTTGGAAATGTTTGATGTCATACAATCTGTTGACAGCTTTAAAATTGCAAACGAAATAGATAAAAGAGCAGATAAGCCTGTTTACGTTTTTGTGGAGGTTAACACATCAAATGAGAAAAGTAAGTTTGGAGTTGAGCCGGAAAATATTTTTGAATTGGTTGAACAGATTTCTCACCTTACACATGTTAGGATTACAGGGCTTATGACAATAGGCGCATTTACTGAAAATAGCGAAAAAATTCGAGCTTGCTTTAAAAAATTAAAAGGTTTAAAATATCAGCTGCATCAAAAAGGCTACACAAATATCGAACATCTTTCAATGGGTATGTCTTATGATTTTGAACTGGCAATAGAAGAAGGTTCTGATATAATAAGAATAGGTAGCGCCATATTTGGTGAGCGCAACTACCAAGGGGGTATGTAA